The proteins below come from a single Methyloprofundus sedimenti genomic window:
- the moxJ gene encoding methanol oxidation system protein MoxJ, with product MILKSTVPCLMGLALMTGCVVNAQPDIAMAPTGEELKVCAAEDEMPYSNKKEEGFENKLTRLMGQNLNRKIKYVYWKDPRYFIRDFLDKGLCDVVIGVDAGDPRVLTTEPYYRSAYTFISREDDDLDLKDWDSDVLRSVKRIGFIPGTPSEVMIRAIGRYSDMFNYNKELVGFKSRRNQYVKYDTRKLVNDVSSGKAEVAVLWGPSAARYVKESTTLLAMTVIPDNSIRSDGKKVGQHYSTSMAVRKGDTALLERLNHFIKQQKAEINDLLDAEGIPLLPEVKVVQLSNNKDT from the coding sequence ATGATACTAAAATCAACAGTACCTTGCCTAATGGGATTAGCATTGATGACGGGCTGTGTAGTAAACGCGCAACCCGATATTGCCATGGCTCCAACAGGTGAGGAGCTTAAAGTTTGCGCAGCAGAAGATGAAATGCCTTACTCCAATAAAAAAGAAGAAGGCTTTGAAAACAAGCTAACCCGCTTAATGGGGCAAAACCTGAATCGTAAAATCAAATATGTCTACTGGAAAGACCCGCGTTATTTTATCCGTGACTTTTTAGACAAAGGTCTATGTGATGTTGTTATTGGTGTAGATGCGGGTGACCCACGGGTTTTAACCACTGAACCTTATTATCGCTCAGCTTATACATTTATTTCACGAGAAGACGATGATTTAGACTTAAAAGACTGGGATAGTGACGTACTGCGTTCAGTGAAGCGTATTGGCTTTATTCCAGGCACACCCTCGGAAGTAATGATTCGGGCTATTGGTCGATACAGTGATATGTTTAACTATAACAAGGAATTAGTAGGCTTTAAATCCCGCCGTAACCAGTATGTTAAATATGATACCCGTAAATTAGTGAATGATGTTTCCAGTGGCAAAGCAGAAGTTGCAGTACTTTGGGGGCCATCAGCAGCCCGCTATGTTAAAGAGTCCACGACACTGTTAGCAATGACTGTTATTCCAGATAACAGCATCCGTTCTGATGGTAAAAAAGTAGGCCAACATTACAGCACGTCTATGGCGGTACGCAAAGGTGATACGGCTTTACTAGAACGACTGAATCACTTTATTAAACAGCAGAAAGCTGAAATCAATGATCTCTTAGACGCTGAAGGCATCCCCTTATTACCTGAAGTGAAGGTCGTACAGCTATCAAACAATAAGGATACATAA
- a CDS encoding methanol/ethanol family PQQ-dependent dehydrogenase, which translates to MQIKKFARNMVTTLLVSTSMLAISQQANANKRLEDLSEQNTNWVMQTKDYDASHYSNMYQINIQNVHNLKPVWSFSTGVLNGHEGGPLVVDGIMYVHSPFPNNIFAIDLNEPDKILWEYKPKQNPAARAVACCDVVNRGLAYAPGTKDYPPTIFQDQLDGHVVALNAKTGELIWKMENSDIAMGSTLTSAPFVAKDMVIVGSAGAELGVRGYATAYKIKDGSQVWRVYATGPDEDIGIGKGFNEDNPHYGQFGLGTKTWEDDAWKIGGGTNWGWYAYDSDLEMIYYGSGNPAPWNETMRPGDNKWTMTIWGRDVNTGKAKFGYQKTPHDEWDYAGVNYMGLSEQMVKGKMTKLLTHPDRNGLVYTLNRENGDLVNAFKIDDTVNWVKKVDLKTGLPIRDPEYSTHMDHEAKGICPSAMGYHNQGIESYDPVKKTFFMGTNHICMDWEPFMLPYRAGQFFVGATLNMYPGPKGTLGQVKAMDSVTGEFKWEVAEKFAVWGGTMATAGDLVFYGTLDGYIKALNSKNGEELWKFKLPSGVIGHPITYKHKGKQFVAIYYGVGGWPGVGLVFDLQDPTAGLGAVGAFKELAHYTQMGGGVMVFALD; encoded by the coding sequence ATGCAAATTAAAAAATTTGCTCGGAATATGGTAACTACTCTACTGGTTTCTACGAGTATGCTCGCCATATCACAGCAAGCAAATGCCAATAAAAGACTGGAAGATTTATCTGAGCAGAACACTAACTGGGTGATGCAGACCAAAGATTATGATGCCAGTCATTACAGTAATATGTATCAGATCAATATCCAAAATGTTCATAATCTAAAACCTGTCTGGTCTTTTTCAACAGGAGTTCTAAATGGTCATGAAGGCGGTCCATTGGTGGTCGATGGCATTATGTATGTCCACTCTCCTTTTCCGAACAATATTTTTGCGATTGACTTAAATGAACCAGATAAAATTTTATGGGAATACAAGCCTAAGCAAAACCCGGCAGCTCGTGCTGTTGCCTGTTGTGATGTAGTCAATAGAGGTTTAGCTTATGCGCCAGGAACTAAGGATTACCCTCCGACTATTTTTCAAGATCAACTAGATGGTCATGTTGTTGCTCTTAATGCAAAAACAGGGGAGTTGATCTGGAAAATGGAAAATTCAGATATCGCTATGGGCTCAACTTTAACTTCCGCGCCATTTGTTGCCAAGGATATGGTGATTGTAGGAAGTGCGGGGGCTGAATTAGGTGTGCGTGGTTATGCAACGGCCTATAAGATTAAGGATGGCTCCCAGGTATGGCGTGTGTATGCGACAGGACCCGATGAAGATATAGGTATAGGTAAGGGATTTAATGAAGACAATCCACATTATGGACAGTTTGGTTTAGGGACTAAAACCTGGGAGGATGATGCCTGGAAAATCGGTGGCGGTACAAACTGGGGCTGGTACGCTTACGATAGTGATCTGGAAATGATTTACTACGGCTCAGGCAATCCTGCACCATGGAACGAAACCATGCGTCCAGGTGATAACAAATGGACGATGACCATCTGGGGACGTGATGTTAATACGGGTAAAGCAAAATTTGGTTACCAAAAAACACCGCATGACGAATGGGATTACGCTGGTGTGAACTATATGGGTTTATCGGAGCAAATGGTCAAAGGAAAAATGACTAAATTACTAACCCATCCTGATAGAAATGGTCTGGTTTATACCTTAAACCGTGAAAATGGCGATTTAGTCAATGCATTTAAAATTGATGACACGGTTAACTGGGTTAAAAAAGTTGATTTAAAAACAGGCCTTCCAATTCGTGATCCAGAATATTCAACACATATGGATCATGAAGCAAAAGGTATTTGTCCATCTGCGATGGGCTACCATAACCAGGGCATTGAGTCTTACGACCCAGTCAAAAAGACATTCTTTATGGGAACCAACCATATCTGTATGGATTGGGAACCGTTCATGCTGCCATACCGGGCAGGACAATTCTTTGTAGGCGCAACACTTAATATGTATCCAGGTCCTAAAGGTACACTGGGTCAGGTAAAAGCGATGGATTCAGTAACGGGCGAATTTAAGTGGGAAGTTGCTGAGAAATTTGCAGTCTGGGGTGGCACCATGGCAACAGCTGGTGATCTGGTTTTCTACGGTACATTAGACGGCTATATCAAAGCGCTTAACTCTAAAAACGGTGAAGAGCTTTGGAAATTTAAACTACCTTCAGGGGTAATTGGTCACCCGATTACCTACAAGCACAAAGGTAAACAATTTGTTGCTATCTATTATGGCGTAGGTGGTTGGCCTGGTGTTGGTTTAGTGTTTGATTTGCAAGATCCAACTGCGGGTTTAGGTGCCGTAGGCGCGTTTAAAGAATTAGCGCATTACACACAAATGGGTGGTGGTGTGATGGTTTTTGCACTGGATTAA
- a CDS encoding response regulator produces MMSKISVLLVDDHAVVRAGYKSYLSLSEKIGEIHEVDSGESACQQYMQQPVDVVVMDLSMPGMGGLECIRRLISRAPHCKILVFSIHNEIIYATRAIKSGAKGYISKSSLPETLVTAVCSIAQGHTYIDAAMAQQLAVIMVTEQDDEYKIKQLSPREFDVFCLLANGSSPRDVADKLHLSYKTVCNHSTTIKEKLAVKTMAEFTLMAARQGLIQAE; encoded by the coding sequence ATTATGTCTAAAATTAGCGTATTACTTGTTGACGATCATGCCGTCGTAAGAGCAGGTTATAAGTCTTATTTGTCTCTATCGGAAAAAATAGGCGAGATCCATGAAGTGGACTCTGGTGAATCAGCCTGTCAACAGTATATGCAACAACCTGTTGATGTGGTGGTTATGGATTTATCCATGCCGGGTATGGGAGGGCTGGAGTGTATCCGGCGACTCATTAGCCGTGCCCCGCACTGTAAGATTCTGGTCTTCAGTATTCATAATGAGATAATTTATGCAACCCGCGCGATAAAGTCAGGTGCTAAAGGCTATATCAGTAAAAGCAGCCTGCCTGAAACGTTAGTCACTGCCGTCTGTTCTATCGCGCAGGGACATACCTATATAGATGCAGCCATGGCTCAACAACTTGCGGTTATTATGGTGACTGAGCAAGATGATGAATATAAAATTAAACAGCTTTCACCCAGAGAGTTTGATGTTTTTTGTCTACTAGCTAATGGAAGTAGCCCACGTGATGTGGCAGATAAGCTACATTTAAGTTATAAAACAGTTTGCAATCACAGTACCACCATCAAGGAAAAGTTGGCTGTTAAAACAATGGCAGAGTTTACCTTGATGGCTGCCCGGCAAGGGTTAATACAAGCTGAATAG
- the zigA gene encoding zinc metallochaperone GTPase ZigA — protein MTEKRLPVTVLSGFLGAGKTTLLNHILANREGLKIAVIVNDMSEINIDATLVKNEITLNRAEEKLVEMSNGCICCTLREDLLVEVGQLAKAGRFDYLLIESTGIAEPMPIAETFTFRDEDGLSLSDSATLDTMVTVVDAVNFMRDYMDAMSLKELNAGLGEDDERNIADLLAEQIEFSTVILISKADLICSDERDNLTTIIKSLNPEAEIIPMVMGQVPLQKIINTGRFNFEQAEQAPGWLQELRGNHTPETEEYGISSFVYAARKPFHPKRFYDYLHRDDWDNGTLLRSKGFFWLASRPEWVGSWSQAGGTMQHGCAGQWWASVPETQWPEEYVADIQAHWQAPFGDCRQELVFIGQNIDAEQTRNELDQCLLTDDELSAGETIWKTYQDNFPAWLADEHA, from the coding sequence ATGACTGAAAAACGCTTACCCGTCACCGTCTTATCAGGCTTTTTAGGCGCGGGTAAAACCACGCTGCTCAATCATATTCTTGCCAATCGCGAGGGCTTGAAAATAGCCGTGATCGTTAATGATATGAGCGAAATCAATATTGATGCGACGCTGGTTAAAAATGAAATCACGCTCAATCGTGCCGAAGAAAAACTGGTCGAAATGAGCAACGGCTGTATTTGCTGTACCTTGCGTGAAGACTTGCTGGTAGAGGTCGGGCAGCTCGCTAAAGCAGGCCGTTTTGATTATTTGCTGATCGAATCCACCGGTATTGCCGAACCGATGCCGATTGCCGAAACCTTTACCTTCAGAGATGAAGACGGCCTCAGTTTGTCCGATAGTGCCACGCTGGATACGATGGTCACCGTAGTCGATGCGGTCAATTTCATGCGCGATTATATGGATGCCATGTCGTTGAAAGAACTCAATGCAGGTCTGGGCGAGGACGACGAGCGCAATATCGCTGATTTACTGGCCGAACAGATTGAATTCAGCACTGTCATTTTAATCTCTAAAGCTGATTTGATTTGTAGCGATGAGCGGGACAATTTAACCACCATTATTAAATCCTTAAATCCTGAAGCAGAGATTATTCCGATGGTGATGGGGCAAGTGCCGCTACAAAAAATTATCAACACTGGACGCTTTAATTTTGAACAAGCCGAGCAAGCACCCGGCTGGCTGCAAGAACTGCGCGGCAACCACACGCCGGAAACTGAAGAATACGGCATTTCCAGCTTTGTTTACGCTGCTCGCAAGCCGTTTCATCCAAAACGGTTTTACGATTATTTGCATCGCGACGATTGGGACAACGGCACTTTGCTGCGTTCCAAAGGCTTTTTTTGGCTGGCATCTCGCCCCGAATGGGTGGGTAGCTGGTCACAGGCGGGCGGCACCATGCAACATGGTTGCGCTGGTCAGTGGTGGGCATCGGTGCCGGAAACGCAATGGCCAGAAGAGTATGTTGCTGATATTCAGGCCCATTGGCAAGCCCCGTTTGGCGACTGCCGTCAGGAGTTGGTGTTTATTGGCCAAAATATCGATGCCGAGCAAACGCGCAATGAATTGGATCAGTGTCTGTTGACTGATGATGAATTATCTGCCGGCGAAACGATATGGAAAACCTATCAGGATAATTTTCCCGCCTGGCTGGCTGATGAACACGCTTGA
- a CDS encoding ZIP family metal transporter — protein MFLFFVLEKLVRWRHDHHIDVPGQDEDIRPIAKMNLMGDAVHNFVDGILIGGSFIEDPVLGFTTTLAIIAHEIPQEIGDVSALVYGGYSPAKEVLYNFYCSLSAVAGAVFTLLSSQLAESSLVFLLPIAAGGFIYIAATDMIPALHEHSSITHLVGQTLIFALSIGFMQSIIILEQSLLN, from the coding sequence ATGTTTTTATTCTTCGTGCTGGAAAAACTGGTGCGCTGGCGTCATGACCATCACATCGATGTGCCCGGTCAAGACGAGGATATTCGCCCCATCGCCAAGATGAATTTAATGGGTGACGCCGTGCATAACTTTGTCGATGGCATCTTGATCGGCGGCAGTTTTATCGAGGATCCGGTGCTCGGTTTTACCACTACGCTGGCGATTATAGCCCACGAAATTCCGCAAGAAATAGGTGATGTCAGTGCGCTGGTGTATGGCGGTTATTCACCGGCAAAAGAGGTGTTGTACAACTTTTATTGCTCGCTGAGCGCCGTTGCCGGCGCGGTGTTTACCTTGCTATCCAGCCAGTTGGCCGAGTCATCGTTAGTCTTTTTACTGCCGATTGCAGCGGGTGGTTTTATCTACATCGCTGCCACCGACATGATACCGGCGTTGCACGAGCATTCCAGCATAACCCATCTGGTCGGGCAAACCCTTATCTTTGCTTTGAGCATTGGTTTTATGCAGTCCATCATCATCCTGGAACAATCTTTATTAAATTAA
- a CDS encoding DUF1826 domain-containing protein yields MSANAHHLVPPFYFRSYLSDELADLTQIYQPAINLCVVQRKVDNELKRFVEHLLKQPHPVGFVEIINATSFDFINLLPQTEHLPGYQAFCKDVAHLVAMYCDLFDLSHVGLRLRTLDHAMCPRFHTDAVTCRLVCTYGGVGTEWLEEPHVDRRKLGTGSGGLKDECSGLIMDADAIQTMPAYAIGLLKGSRWEGNEQYGAVHRSPQLTPDSPKRLLLTLDFA; encoded by the coding sequence ATGAGCGCTAACGCACACCATTTAGTACCCCCCTTTTATTTCAGATCTTACCTGTCTGATGAGTTGGCTGATTTAACACAAATCTACCAGCCCGCCATCAATCTTTGTGTGGTGCAGCGTAAAGTGGATAACGAGCTGAAACGCTTTGTCGAACATTTGTTAAAACAACCCCATCCAGTCGGTTTTGTAGAAATCATTAATGCTACCTCGTTCGATTTCATTAACTTATTGCCGCAGACAGAACATTTACCGGGTTACCAGGCATTTTGCAAAGACGTCGCCCATTTAGTGGCGATGTATTGCGACTTATTCGATCTGAGCCATGTTGGATTGCGTTTGCGCACCCTGGATCATGCCATGTGCCCCAGATTTCATACCGACGCAGTGACTTGCCGACTGGTTTGTACCTACGGCGGTGTTGGCACCGAGTGGCTGGAAGAGCCACATGTTGATCGACGTAAACTGGGTACGGGGTCAGGTGGTTTAAAGGATGAATGCTCAGGGCTGATTATGGATGCTGATGCCATCCAGACCATGCCCGCTTATGCGATTGGATTACTGAAAGGCTCGCGTTGGGAAGGCAATGAGCAATATGGCGCAGTACACCGTTCGCCGCAATTAACGCCCGACTCACCGAAACGTCTGTTATTGACGCTGGATTTTGCCTGA
- a CDS encoding phosphoribosyl-AMP cyclohydrolase, with protein sequence MIERTETLPIGANLPWPDVLEHLPFNADALLLLVDQLGPACHTGRRSCFYNAVRGNWVEIISTL encoded by the coding sequence ATGATCGAACGCACAGAAACCTTGCCTATCGGCGCCAACCTGCCCTGGCCGGATGTCCTTGAGCATTTGCCGTTCAACGCCGACGCCCTGTTGTTGCTGGTTGATCAACTAGGTCCCGCTTGTCACACCGGACGGCGCAGTTGTTTTTACAACGCTGTGCGCGGCAACTGGGTCGAGATCATCAGCACACTATAA
- a CDS encoding CobW family GTP-binding protein, translating into MLDPNSFTPVPVTILTGFLGAGKTTLLNRILSEQHGHRIAVIENEFGEAGIDNDLLIQGEEQIVEMNNGCICCTVRGDLVRILGELAEKRENGSLIFERVIIETTGLADPAPVAQTFFVEQDIGEYYLLDGVITVVDAKHALKQLSECHEAEEQVGFADRLLLSKTDLITPEEVIELETRLRLINARAPIAHAHFGETDISEILDIRGFNLNAILEIEPDFLGDVSHAHDAGITSFVYRTEQAFDAARIIGFMDVMVRDYGNDLLRYKGIVHIAGCDRKVIYQGVHMLLGDSIGELWAANEVRQSVLVLIGRNLPKQEIYTALDSCRVI; encoded by the coding sequence ATGCTTGATCCTAATAGCTTCACACCTGTGCCCGTAACCATTTTGACCGGTTTTTTAGGTGCTGGAAAAACGACTTTGTTAAACCGTATTTTGTCTGAACAGCATGGTCATCGTATTGCCGTCATTGAAAATGAATTCGGCGAAGCCGGCATTGATAATGATCTGTTGATTCAGGGCGAAGAGCAAATTGTTGAAATGAACAATGGCTGCATTTGTTGCACTGTGCGCGGCGATCTCGTGCGCATTCTGGGCGAGTTGGCTGAAAAACGTGAAAACGGTTCATTGATTTTTGAGCGCGTAATAATTGAAACTACTGGGCTTGCCGATCCTGCCCCGGTCGCGCAAACGTTTTTTGTCGAACAAGATATTGGTGAATATTATTTGCTCGACGGGGTTATTACTGTCGTTGATGCCAAACATGCCCTGAAACAACTTAGCGAGTGTCATGAAGCCGAGGAACAAGTGGGTTTTGCTGACCGCTTATTATTATCCAAAACCGACCTGATAACGCCAGAAGAAGTGATTGAACTAGAAACGCGATTGCGCCTCATCAACGCCCGTGCGCCTATTGCTCATGCGCATTTTGGTGAGACCGACATCAGTGAAATTCTCGACATACGCGGCTTTAATCTCAATGCCATCCTGGAAATTGAACCTGACTTTCTGGGCGATGTCAGTCATGCGCACGATGCCGGTATCACGTCTTTTGTCTACCGTACTGAGCAAGCCTTTGATGCGGCAAGAATCATCGGTTTTATGGATGTGATGGTCCGCGATTACGGTAATGATTTATTGCGCTATAAAGGCATCGTGCATATTGCGGGTTGTGATCGTAAGGTGATTTATCAAGGCGTACATATGCTCCTCGGAGACAGTATTGGCGAGCTTTGGGCAGCTAATGAAGTCCGCCAATCGGTGTTAGTCTTAATAGGTCGTAACCTGCCTAAACAAGAAATCTACACGGCATTAGACAGTTGCAGGGTTATTTAA